In Bacillus cereus ATCC 14579, a single window of DNA contains:
- the mutL gene encoding DNA mismatch repair endonuclease MutL: protein MGKIRKLDDQLSNLIAAGEVVERPASVVKELVENSIDANSTSIEIHLEEAGLSKIRIIDNGDGIAEEDCIVAFERHATSKIKDENDLFRIRTLGFRGEALPSIASVSELELITSTGDAPGTHLIIKGGDIIKQEKTASRKGTDITVQNLFFNTPARLKYMKTIHTELGNITDIVYRIAMSHPEVSLKLFHNEKKLLHTSGNGDVRQVLASIYSIQVAKKLVPIEAESLDFTIKGYVTLPEVTRASRNYMSTIVNGRYVRNFVLMKAIQQGYHTLLPVGRYPIGFLSIEMDPMLVDVNVHPAKLEVRFSKEQELLKLIEETLQAAFKKIQLIPDAGVTTKKKEKDESVQEQFQFEHAKPKEPSMPDIVLPTGMDAKQEEPQAVKQPPQLWQPPKQEWQPPQSLIREEQSWQPSTKPIIEEPIQEEKSWDSNEEDFELEELEEEVREIKEIEMNGNDLPPLYPIGQMHGTYIFAQNDKGLYMIDQHAAQERINYEYFRDKVGRVAQEVQELLVPYRIDLSLTEFLRVEEQLEELKKVGLFLEQFGHQSFIVRSHPTWFPKGQETEIIDEMMEQVVKLKKVDIKKLREEAAIMMSCKASIKANQYLTNDQIFALLEELRTTTNPYTCPHGRPILVHHSTYELEKMFKRVM from the coding sequence ATGGGGAAAATTCGCAAACTCGATGACCAACTCTCTAACTTAATTGCGGCAGGGGAAGTAGTAGAGCGCCCTGCTTCAGTCGTAAAAGAACTTGTGGAAAATTCTATCGATGCGAATAGTACATCTATTGAAATCCACTTAGAAGAAGCTGGGTTATCGAAAATTCGTATCATTGATAACGGTGATGGTATTGCAGAAGAAGACTGTATCGTCGCTTTTGAACGCCATGCGACGAGTAAAATTAAAGATGAAAACGATCTGTTTCGCATAAGAACACTCGGTTTCCGCGGTGAGGCATTGCCGAGTATTGCCTCTGTTAGTGAATTAGAATTAATTACTAGCACAGGTGATGCGCCTGGTACACACCTCATAATTAAAGGTGGAGACATTATAAAACAAGAGAAAACTGCGAGCCGAAAAGGAACAGATATTACAGTACAAAACTTATTCTTTAATACACCAGCGCGTCTTAAATATATGAAAACCATTCATACGGAGCTCGGGAATATTACAGATATCGTGTATCGTATTGCAATGTCACATCCAGAAGTATCTTTAAAACTGTTTCATAATGAAAAGAAATTGCTTCATACATCAGGTAACGGTGATGTAAGACAAGTACTTGCATCGATTTACAGTATTCAAGTTGCGAAGAAGCTTGTTCCAATTGAAGCTGAATCTTTAGACTTTACAATTAAAGGCTATGTAACATTACCAGAAGTAACGAGAGCATCTCGTAATTATATGTCAACGATCGTAAATGGTCGTTACGTTCGAAACTTTGTACTAATGAAAGCAATTCAGCAAGGCTACCATACATTACTGCCAGTTGGCCGGTATCCAATTGGCTTCTTATCGATTGAAATGGATCCAATGCTAGTTGACGTTAACGTACATCCAGCGAAGTTAGAGGTTCGTTTTAGTAAAGAACAAGAATTGCTAAAGCTGATCGAAGAAACATTGCAAGCTGCATTTAAAAAAATACAGCTCATTCCAGATGCAGGCGTAACAACGAAGAAAAAAGAAAAAGACGAAAGTGTGCAAGAACAGTTCCAGTTTGAGCATGCGAAGCCGAAAGAACCATCTATGCCGGACATTGTTTTACCAACTGGCATGGATGCAAAACAAGAAGAACCGCAGGCTGTGAAACAGCCACCACAACTGTGGCAACCGCCGAAACAAGAATGGCAACCACCACAGTCGCTCATAAGAGAAGAACAAAGTTGGCAACCATCCACTAAACCGATAATCGAAGAACCAATTCAAGAAGAGAAATCGTGGGACAGTAATGAAGAGGATTTTGAACTAGAGGAATTAGAAGAAGAAGTTCGGGAAATAAAAGAGATTGAAATGAACGGGAATGACTTACCACCGCTTTATCCAATTGGACAAATGCATGGAACATATATTTTCGCTCAAAATGATAAAGGCTTATATATGATTGACCAGCATGCCGCGCAGGAACGTATTAATTATGAATACTTCCGTGATAAAGTAGGAAGGGTAGCGCAAGAAGTACAAGAGTTACTTGTACCGTACCGTATTGATCTATCTCTTACTGAATTTTTACGTGTCGAAGAACAGTTAGAAGAACTAAAAAAAGTTGGGCTATTTTTAGAACAATTCGGCCATCAATCCTTTATCGTCCGCTCGCATCCAACATGGTTCCCGAAAGGACAAGAAACAGAAATTATCGATGAAATGATGGAGCAAGTTGTCAAACTAAAAAAAGTGGATATTAAAAAATTACGTGAAGAAGCAGCCATCATGATGAGCTGTAAAGCATCCATTAAAGCGAATCAATATTTAACGAACGATCAAATATTTGCCTTACTGGAAGAATTACGTACAACAACAAACCCATACACATGCCCACACGGAAGACCGATTCTTGTGCATCATTCTACTTATGAGTTGGAGAAGATGTTTAAGAGGGTTATGTAG